The proteins below come from a single Nitrosospira sp. Is2 genomic window:
- a CDS encoding DUF5675 family protein, which yields MELRLDRTELLEHCTIGKLSINGQFECYTLEDKVRSVKIVGVTAIPSGTYEVVITDSARFGHPMPLLLNVPGFEGVRIHAGNKAEDTEGCILVGDTTGGDSISQSRPAFTRIFSKLKTASVNEKIFLEIG from the coding sequence ATGGAATTACGGCTCGACAGAACGGAGCTGCTGGAACACTGCACAATTGGTAAATTGTCTATAAATGGACAATTTGAATGCTATACATTGGAAGATAAAGTAAGGTCGGTAAAGATTGTGGGCGTAACGGCCATTCCATCGGGTACCTACGAGGTAGTGATTACGGATTCGGCCCGGTTTGGTCACCCGATGCCTCTTCTTTTGAACGTACCTGGCTTCGAAGGCGTCCGCATACACGCAGGCAATAAAGCTGAGGACACCGAGGGCTGCATACTGGTGGGTGACACAACGGGTGGAGACTCCATAAGCCAGAGCCGCCCAGCTTTTACTCGAATTTTTAGCAAATTGAAAACTGCGTCAGTAAACGAGAAGATATTCTTGGAGATAGGTTAA
- a CDS encoding DUF4255 domain-containing protein, translated as MINDLDETLASLLKRELPPRLAEQVQVSFSAPDDQFPPPSVTLPAIDLFLYDIRENLELRSNEVYLNRRSDGTATKTGSPVRIDASYLITAWPSQSVVDPSEDEHRLLGDVIKALLRYRTIPEDVLQGSLKDQDLPLPVSTLQPGRLQSLGEFWQALGGKPKAALNYTVTLAVEVAKPEVVDLVTEKVIKLRMQIGEDL; from the coding sequence ATGATCAATGACTTGGACGAAACCTTGGCCTCGCTTCTAAAGCGCGAGCTTCCCCCAAGGTTGGCCGAGCAGGTGCAAGTAAGTTTTAGTGCGCCCGATGATCAATTTCCGCCGCCTTCAGTTACTTTGCCCGCTATAGACCTTTTCCTATACGACATACGCGAAAACCTGGAGCTTAGAAGCAACGAGGTATATCTGAATCGCAGATCAGATGGCACCGCTACTAAAACTGGCTCCCCCGTACGGATAGATGCTTCTTACTTGATAACAGCATGGCCCAGTCAAAGCGTGGTGGATCCTTCAGAAGATGAACATCGTTTGCTAGGAGATGTGATAAAGGCCTTATTGCGCTACCGGACGATACCCGAAGATGTGCTGCAGGGGTCTTTAAAGGATCAAGACCTTCCTTTGCCGGTGAGCACGCTCCAACCCGGACGTCTCCAGAGTCTTGGAGAATTTTGGCAAGCCCTGGGGGGAAAGCCAAAGGCGGCGCTGAACTATACAGTGACACTGGCAGTGGAGGTAGCGAAGCCGGAAGTGGTTGACCTCGTCACCGAAAAGGTGATCAAACTGCGGATGCAAATAGGGGAAGACTTGTGA
- a CDS encoding S41 family peptidase, whose product MSGGFNNHRLAVKVTVIFLSGVLVGATLPWFTPKKGADGRESLRVEEVGPQIFAEVLEKIDQYAVFPPPPGGMDGMIATSLKTYLTKQDPYSDYLNPAEYVQFGKASRKIPGSIGLDVEKTRDGDVICYPTVGGPAALAGVKPGDLLLAIDGVSTQGRSLPAIVALALGKAGKSVVLDIAGSSGTHRQLNVTRSQRAIASITEYAFHDLRIIRIGNFTAATRQKLDYIVSRWPESRPIIIDFRSCGGGDFNSSVDSAMLFLGQNERIVSVVGRNKTSLYSSTMRRDRQRQQVFLWQDEFTASAAEVFIAALTENARATSIGKKTAGKGTRQDIIELQSGGALFITTGYLATPNGLRFDGEGLLPMYFLMGPNADTDSFYNQTVQLLKKADGRYEIESGDKTSGH is encoded by the coding sequence ATGAGCGGTGGGTTTAATAACCATAGACTCGCAGTAAAGGTAACTGTTATTTTTCTTAGTGGCGTTTTGGTAGGAGCGACCCTTCCTTGGTTTACCCCGAAGAAGGGCGCAGATGGAAGAGAATCCCTTCGGGTCGAAGAGGTTGGACCGCAGATTTTTGCAGAGGTGCTGGAAAAGATAGATCAGTACGCGGTGTTTCCTCCTCCCCCTGGGGGTATGGACGGGATGATAGCAACATCACTGAAAACGTATCTTACGAAGCAAGACCCTTATTCGGATTATTTAAACCCAGCTGAGTACGTCCAATTTGGGAAGGCTTCAAGGAAAATTCCGGGCAGTATCGGACTCGATGTCGAAAAAACACGTGATGGCGATGTAATTTGTTACCCAACTGTGGGCGGACCAGCGGCTCTCGCGGGAGTTAAGCCGGGCGACTTACTGCTCGCTATCGATGGGGTGTCTACTCAAGGAAGGTCACTTCCTGCCATAGTAGCTCTAGCGCTCGGTAAAGCCGGAAAAAGTGTAGTGCTCGATATTGCCGGATCTTCTGGAACGCACAGGCAACTCAACGTCACCCGTTCGCAGCGCGCAATTGCCTCGATAACCGAATATGCGTTTCACGATTTACGCATCATTAGAATAGGAAATTTTACCGCTGCCACTCGGCAGAAGCTCGATTATATAGTTTCTCGTTGGCCCGAGAGCCGTCCAATAATTATTGATTTTCGAAGCTGTGGGGGAGGCGACTTCAACTCGTCTGTAGACTCAGCAATGCTTTTCCTTGGGCAAAATGAGCGGATTGTTTCGGTAGTGGGACGTAACAAAACTTCATTATATTCTTCCACGATGCGTCGAGACCGGCAGCGACAACAAGTATTTCTGTGGCAAGACGAGTTTACCGCGAGCGCCGCCGAGGTGTTTATTGCGGCGCTCACCGAGAATGCCCGAGCAACTTCGATTGGGAAGAAAACTGCGGGCAAGGGAACTCGTCAGGACATTATTGAACTTCAATCGGGGGGCGCATTGTTTATCACAACAGGGTACTTGGCGACCCCCAACGGGCTGCGATTCGACGGCGAGGGCTTATTGCCTATGTATTTCCTGATGGGACCCAATGCTGATACAGATTCTTTTTATAACCAGACAGTCCAGTTGCTTAAAAAAGCTGATGGACGGTACGAGATCGAAAGCGGTGACAAGACAAGTGGCCATTAG
- a CDS encoding FHA domain-containing protein — protein sequence MTNKSAQGIVVALFKKILGIPASGTSTRFCEKGHAMDPEWQTCKYCEATKTIGLGNYLNSSDTLQRSMNMGRTPTVTDHGESNDPDYTEFDRSDKSESPISESSKSKRRLAGALATFNLFPQGKLFVLYEGRNLIGKAEHCDIRIAADRSLSDEHAEIVCREHRDELITLITTNLTVLNGKELGSNSSTNLDDGAKIKMGASVFEFKRISIGREKVSSGGNRDRDEYDDLS from the coding sequence ATGACCAATAAGTCGGCCCAAGGGATAGTCGTGGCGTTATTCAAAAAAATTTTGGGCATCCCTGCCTCAGGCACGTCAACTCGCTTCTGTGAAAAAGGTCATGCAATGGACCCAGAATGGCAGACCTGCAAATATTGTGAAGCAACGAAGACTATTGGCCTAGGTAATTATCTTAACTCGAGTGACACTTTACAAAGGAGTATGAATATGGGACGGACACCCACTGTAACCGATCACGGAGAATCAAATGATCCGGACTACACCGAGTTTGATCGATCTGATAAATCGGAATCTCCCATAAGCGAGTCCAGCAAAAGTAAACGACGACTTGCTGGAGCCTTGGCAACATTCAACTTATTCCCTCAAGGTAAGCTATTTGTACTTTATGAAGGAAGAAATCTAATTGGCAAAGCCGAGCATTGTGATATACGCATTGCTGCGGACAGGAGCCTTTCTGATGAGCATGCCGAAATCGTTTGCCGCGAACATAGGGATGAATTAATTACCCTTATCACAACAAACTTGACTGTACTTAATGGAAAAGAACTTGGAAGCAATTCGTCGACAAACCTGGATGACGGCGCAAAAATAAAAATGGGAGCGTCGGTATTTGAGTTTAAGAGGATAAGCATTGGTCGGGAGAAAGTGTCGAGCGGTGGCAACCGGGACAGAGACGAATATGACGACTTGTCTTGA
- a CDS encoding DUF262 domain-containing protein yields the protein MDLLEELKARVKEFRTDGYPMSIGEIVNLYENDEMVINPNFQRFFRWTQGQKSRLVESFLLGIPTPAIFVYQRSDGVWELVDGLQRISTILEFVGKLKGTQGAVLPPLKLIGTKLLPSLDGITWEESSQNTKPLPKSLQLDFKRSKIKVEIIQKESDANAKFEVFQRLNTGGTFLSEQEVRNCLLVMLNSAAFEWLEAVSHFDKFEECLSLTDRALDERYDVELALKFFALSRSELGGRDVSDYLTESIEKLFVEQNIATSDEKIRFEKLFTLLFNATGESTFRKYNGLRFQGRFLDSAFEPIAVGLGFNLDSYNENDDNDIALVREKIKEMWSMPLLLNNVGSGSNAKIRIPRLVELGRKHFKK from the coding sequence ATGGATCTTCTAGAAGAACTAAAAGCTCGAGTTAAAGAATTCAGAACCGATGGGTATCCAATGTCCATCGGGGAAATCGTAAATCTCTACGAGAACGACGAAATGGTCATCAACCCAAACTTCCAAAGATTTTTTCGATGGACTCAGGGGCAAAAGTCGCGTTTGGTGGAATCGTTTCTGTTGGGCATTCCCACACCCGCAATTTTCGTCTATCAGAGGAGCGACGGTGTTTGGGAGTTGGTTGATGGCTTACAAAGAATATCCACCATTCTTGAATTTGTTGGAAAGCTAAAAGGTACTCAAGGGGCGGTATTGCCACCGCTCAAATTGATTGGAACAAAACTACTTCCTAGCCTCGACGGTATCACTTGGGAGGAATCAAGCCAAAACACAAAGCCGCTTCCAAAATCGCTTCAGCTTGATTTCAAGCGTTCGAAAATCAAGGTTGAAATTATCCAGAAGGAGTCAGATGCGAACGCTAAATTTGAGGTGTTTCAACGGTTGAATACGGGTGGAACATTTTTGTCAGAGCAAGAGGTAAGAAACTGCCTGCTGGTGATGTTGAATTCGGCGGCATTTGAATGGCTGGAAGCGGTTAGCCACTTCGATAAATTTGAAGAATGTCTTTCACTAACCGACCGGGCTCTTGATGAGCGCTACGATGTGGAACTGGCCTTAAAGTTCTTTGCTTTGTCCCGGAGCGAGTTAGGCGGCAGGGATGTTTCTGATTACTTGACGGAGAGCATTGAAAAACTTTTCGTCGAGCAGAACATTGCGACAAGCGATGAAAAAATACGTTTTGAAAAGCTTTTTACCCTGTTATTTAACGCAACTGGCGAATCCACATTCCGTAAATATAACGGCCTGAGGTTCCAAGGTCGCTTTCTCGATTCTGCGTTTGAGCCCATTGCGGTTGGTCTAGGTTTTAACCTGGATAGCTACAATGAGAACGACGATAATGACATTGCGCTTGTTAGGGAGAAAATCAAAGAGATGTGGTCTATGCCATTGTTATTGAATAACGTTGGTTCCGGATCAAACGCTAAAATACGGATTCCTCGTTTAGTTGAGCTCGGACGAAAGCACTTCAAAAAATGA
- a CDS encoding serine/threonine-protein kinase, whose translation MAIRQTISEPDKVENTDVVGKSIYSVYSVSSNSNQLENAVHSGYFIRSRLGEGAMGQVFLAEHSLIRDKKYAIKVLKRQLTLSPNFRKDFYNEAARQAQLSDPNIVQMYNYFSIGPDYFLVLEYVDGRSLADIIDTLRGPMVEKEALQVFKGVLRGLRSAHKKVIIHRDVKASNVMVDNTNRALLTDFGIAQQISDEQTGNRGRVIGTPEYMSPEQFIDPDKVDHRSDIYSAGILLFEMLTGQLPFKGASLAELKEEHINSPLPDPRAVNRKIKKRMANIIRTATNKVPDKRFQGAAAFLAAIETYERGRSWKIWALTLSILLATAMWYFVNEEAIQGFATTSATNYAFLCREADRIKIKEVGLDTARKDGDSWNEKVFYEHIREHNANMDKFAADYINALKKLSTFHSGTVRRVFRESEQFSESGRTKGEQEDSRERARFWGLARADYEQFISTGQVASKQSMSKKCPNPTHNP comes from the coding sequence GTGGCCATTAGACAAACGATTTCAGAGCCGGATAAAGTCGAAAACACCGACGTGGTGGGAAAGTCTATCTATAGCGTTTACTCGGTTTCATCAAATAGCAACCAACTTGAAAACGCGGTCCACAGCGGCTATTTCATCCGATCCCGGCTGGGTGAAGGTGCAATGGGACAAGTATTTCTTGCTGAGCACAGCCTAATCAGGGATAAAAAATATGCGATCAAGGTCCTCAAGCGCCAGCTAACACTTAGCCCCAACTTCAGGAAGGATTTTTATAACGAAGCCGCGCGACAAGCTCAACTCTCCGATCCAAACATTGTTCAAATGTACAACTACTTCAGCATTGGCCCTGATTATTTCCTCGTGCTCGAGTATGTTGACGGTCGCTCTCTTGCCGACATTATAGATACATTACGTGGCCCAATGGTCGAGAAAGAAGCTCTGCAAGTATTCAAAGGCGTTTTAAGGGGACTCAGAAGTGCTCATAAGAAAGTGATAATACACAGAGACGTAAAAGCATCAAACGTTATGGTCGACAATACAAATAGAGCGCTCCTAACAGACTTTGGTATTGCACAACAGATTAGCGATGAGCAAACAGGTAACCGGGGGCGTGTAATAGGTACACCGGAATATATGAGCCCTGAGCAATTTATTGATCCGGATAAAGTGGACCACCGATCCGATATTTACTCAGCGGGCATTCTTCTATTCGAGATGTTAACCGGTCAATTACCGTTTAAAGGCGCTTCTCTAGCCGAGCTTAAGGAAGAGCATATCAACAGCCCCCTTCCAGATCCTCGAGCAGTTAACCGAAAGATAAAAAAAAGAATGGCGAATATTATACGTACTGCAACTAACAAAGTTCCGGATAAGCGGTTCCAGGGTGCCGCCGCGTTTCTGGCAGCAATTGAAACCTACGAACGCGGCAGAAGCTGGAAAATCTGGGCACTGACTTTATCGATTTTACTCGCTACCGCGATGTGGTACTTCGTAAATGAAGAAGCAATACAAGGTTTCGCCACGACCAGTGCCACTAATTATGCATTTTTATGCCGAGAAGCTGACAGAATAAAGATAAAAGAAGTGGGGTTGGACACAGCACGCAAAGACGGTGACTCATGGAACGAGAAAGTGTTTTACGAGCATATCAGGGAGCATAACGCGAATATGGATAAGTTCGCGGCGGATTATATAAATGCTTTAAAAAAACTTTCTACTTTCCACAGCGGCACAGTCAGACGGGTATTTCGTGAGTCCGAGCAGTTCAGTGAATCTGGACGGACTAAAGGAGAGCAGGAAGATTCTCGTGAAAGAGCACGATTCTGGGGCCTAGCCAGGGCTGACTACGAGCAATTCATCTCAACAGGCCAAGTGGCGAGCAAGCAATCGATGTCCAAAAAATGCCCCAATCCAACCCACAACCCATAA
- a CDS encoding FHA domain-containing protein: protein MGSRLLSVAMGCMALGAVGFGHAEELQLLSLQEEQPGRIVATTNVFAASVPDASAFQLRLDEKHIVPAQEVKLSAIDSPRPKTSIVFSVDSNNPTRLQKQYIRDSLTTLLSSPSPQLNVALYEFGAEVKKLHDFSNNSAELIKETARLGLTTAHDDKTRLYDALKEGLAALTSRQEGSKRLLLITAGKDKGSSVSDQVIISGAQAQGLVIDAVEISNGARRDSELLQRLIKKTGGQYLIVSNKQELSKALEGLLSLSPAQTAYAVVFHYAPSKDGRLANSVRLDFAPPGAGPVISRTVDNRLSAPDIGTGSQTDSSVPTPGNKVLLWVLGAALALGVIYMLYKGMGEKRPPPPPPPPPPLPPSPPRKERDAPKAPRGGTKVLDTFPPPGQGRPAALLHCISGPTRGRQFPIDKAVYHIGASEKNELQLSDERVSGRHARVTYESGHLYLSDSESRNGTFLNGTRIVAPTVLSPNDQIRVGSTIFELLKQTNERSQTITGAEPFVP from the coding sequence ATGGGTAGCAGATTGTTGAGCGTAGCGATGGGGTGTATGGCTCTTGGGGCGGTGGGCTTTGGCCATGCCGAAGAGCTACAGCTTTTGTCGCTCCAAGAGGAGCAACCCGGGCGTATTGTTGCCACTACAAATGTTTTTGCCGCGAGCGTACCCGATGCTTCAGCTTTTCAGCTGAGATTGGATGAGAAGCACATCGTTCCTGCGCAGGAGGTAAAACTTTCTGCCATTGATTCGCCCAGGCCCAAAACCTCCATAGTTTTTTCTGTCGACTCAAACAATCCTACTCGGCTCCAAAAGCAATATATCCGGGACTCACTCACAACATTACTATCTTCACCTAGCCCCCAATTGAACGTGGCACTGTACGAATTTGGAGCAGAAGTAAAGAAACTCCATGATTTCTCTAATAACTCTGCAGAGCTCATCAAAGAAACGGCGCGCTTAGGGCTTACGACTGCCCACGATGACAAAACCAGACTCTACGATGCGTTAAAGGAAGGCCTTGCCGCCTTGACTAGTCGCCAGGAGGGTTCAAAGCGCCTGTTACTCATTACTGCCGGAAAGGATAAAGGCAGTAGTGTATCTGACCAAGTGATTATAAGCGGAGCCCAAGCACAGGGCCTGGTTATAGATGCGGTTGAAATCAGCAATGGCGCGCGCAGAGATTCTGAATTGCTTCAACGTCTGATAAAGAAGACAGGCGGTCAATATTTGATTGTGTCAAATAAGCAGGAGCTATCAAAAGCGCTGGAAGGTTTGCTCAGTTTATCCCCTGCGCAAACCGCGTACGCAGTGGTTTTCCACTATGCACCTTCTAAAGACGGCCGTTTGGCAAATTCTGTCAGGTTAGATTTCGCACCTCCAGGTGCAGGTCCGGTCATATCTCGTACAGTCGACAATCGTCTTTCTGCGCCGGATATCGGTACCGGTTCGCAGACCGATTCGTCCGTACCGACACCTGGAAACAAAGTTCTATTGTGGGTTTTGGGCGCGGCTTTGGCATTGGGAGTAATTTATATGCTCTATAAAGGGATGGGCGAAAAGCGCCCTCCCCCTCCACCCCCTCCACCCCCGCCTCTACCGCCCTCCCCACCTCGGAAGGAACGAGACGCACCAAAAGCACCGCGAGGAGGCACAAAGGTATTGGATACGTTTCCGCCGCCTGGCCAAGGTCGACCAGCAGCGTTATTGCACTGCATCAGCGGACCCACCCGCGGTCGTCAGTTCCCTATTGATAAAGCGGTTTATCACATAGGCGCTAGCGAAAAAAATGAATTGCAGCTAAGTGATGAGCGGGTATCCGGGCGGCATGCTCGCGTCACTTATGAGTCGGGCCATCTGTATCTGAGCGACAGCGAATCGCGTAATGGAACCTTTCTGAACGGCACTCGCATTGTTGCACCAACCGTACTCTCGCCAAATGATCAGATCCGGGTTGGAAGTACTATTTTTGAGCTTTTAAAACAAACGAATGAGCGTTCCCAAACAATCACTGGCGCGGAGCCCTTCGTTCCTTAA
- a CDS encoding PP2C family protein-serine/threonine phosphatase — protein sequence MSRVNAIFGDVYIVSDGMGGHEGGSVAAELTVEILSARLRDFDPRSSIQEATQHAFEEANAVIYQRGHAGNPATENMGATAVVALIADSQAMVAHVGDSRAYLFTREGKLERLTRDHSRVQRMIEDGLLTEAEAALHPDASILERAIGTSESVPVDISPWIHLYQGDRILLCSDGLHGYVSDREIGDVLNKKGGPQDLANQLVQLAMEKGGEDNVTVQLIEYANSRMNQQRWKRARVVVPAFVGVSAAVALVAYLSQRTSSFSSKITGLW from the coding sequence ATGAGCCGTGTAAATGCCATATTCGGGGACGTGTATATCGTTTCCGATGGGATGGGTGGGCATGAAGGCGGAAGCGTAGCGGCGGAGTTAACGGTTGAAATACTCAGCGCAAGGTTACGCGATTTTGACCCTCGTTCTTCCATTCAGGAAGCAACCCAACATGCGTTTGAAGAGGCTAACGCGGTCATTTACCAACGCGGGCATGCAGGAAATCCGGCAACGGAAAACATGGGTGCAACAGCCGTCGTAGCGTTAATTGCAGACTCACAAGCTATGGTTGCCCATGTAGGCGATAGCCGAGCCTATTTATTTACCAGGGAAGGAAAATTAGAGCGCCTTACCCGCGATCACAGCCGCGTTCAAAGAATGATTGAGGACGGCCTCCTCACTGAGGCGGAAGCAGCTCTGCATCCCGATGCAAGCATCTTGGAACGAGCAATTGGAACCTCTGAGTCGGTGCCTGTGGACATTTCGCCATGGATTCACCTGTATCAGGGAGATCGAATTCTTCTGTGCTCCGATGGGCTTCACGGTTATGTCTCGGATAGAGAGATCGGGGATGTTCTTAACAAGAAAGGAGGACCCCAAGACCTAGCGAACCAGTTGGTCCAGCTTGCTATGGAGAAAGGTGGAGAGGATAACGTGACGGTGCAACTGATCGAATACGCAAACTCAAGAATGAATCAACAGCGATGGAAGCGCGCGCGGGTTGTAGTCCCCGCATTCGTGGGTGTTTCAGCCGCAGTCGCCCTAGTGGCATATCTTAGCCAAAGAACCAGCAGCTTCAGTTCCAAAATTACCGGGTTATGGTAA
- a CDS encoding MAE_28990/MAE_18760 family HEPN-like nuclease, with the protein MSKTLRTLSQLQDALDAERVWRLKELSILRKKLLLGIGKIGVAREDDLSLLRPCITMLYAHWEGFVKAACGAYLEFVALQRLANKEMLSPFLALAARRHVSQSDVTGAEADRLMASFYREHGDRRDYIPYKNGVDTKSNLWFDVFRDIYESLGLSWQGYELKRMLIDTKLVSKRNAIAHGRFIDVKSDDVEELFDNIIELMDKIKEQLLDSAQNGKYKLPNH; encoded by the coding sequence ATGAGCAAGACTCTTCGAACGTTGTCACAGCTTCAAGATGCGCTGGATGCTGAGAGAGTGTGGCGATTAAAAGAGTTAAGTATATTACGTAAAAAACTCTTGTTGGGTATCGGGAAAATTGGGGTAGCTAGGGAGGACGATCTTTCTCTCTTAAGACCTTGCATCACGATGCTATATGCGCATTGGGAGGGGTTCGTGAAGGCAGCATGTGGGGCCTATTTGGAATTTGTTGCGTTGCAGCGACTTGCCAATAAAGAAATGTTATCCCCGTTTTTGGCGTTGGCTGCACGTCGGCATGTTTCTCAAAGTGACGTTACTGGAGCTGAGGCCGATCGGCTCATGGCTTCCTTTTATCGAGAGCACGGAGACCGTCGTGATTACATACCATATAAAAACGGCGTAGATACCAAGAGCAATTTGTGGTTCGATGTTTTTCGCGATATTTATGAGTCTCTGGGGTTGTCATGGCAAGGCTATGAGCTGAAACGGATGCTCATCGATACGAAGCTCGTAAGCAAGCGAAACGCAATAGCGCATGGGCGATTTATCGACGTAAAGTCAGATGATGTTGAAGAGTTGTTCGATAACATTATTGAACTGATGGATAAAATAAAAGAGCAATTATTGGACTCAGCTCAGAATGGTAAATACAAATTACCAAATCACTGA
- a CDS encoding SEFIR domain-containing protein, whose amino-acid sequence MCNPKLFISYSWTSQDHEAWVVQLATDLRESGIDVILDKWDLKEGHDAHVFMERMVSDPEIKKVALICDKVYVQKADGRSGGVGTETQIISPEIYSSQAQDKFVAVVKERDDEGKACLPAYYRSRIYIDFSDAGTAGENFEKLIRWVYEQPLYRKPGLGQKPGFLSEEQRQVSLGTSSRQKRALDAIKNGRGNSDAVTIEYLTTLANELEKFRTTHQLIRLTTR is encoded by the coding sequence TTCCTATAGTTGGACGAGCCAAGATCATGAAGCTTGGGTCGTTCAGCTTGCTACTGATTTGCGAGAGTCTGGTATCGATGTGATCCTCGACAAGTGGGATCTCAAAGAAGGCCACGACGCCCATGTCTTCATGGAACGTATGGTTTCCGACCCAGAAATAAAAAAGGTGGCACTCATCTGTGACAAGGTTTATGTTCAGAAGGCCGATGGCAGAAGCGGTGGAGTCGGAACCGAAACCCAGATCATCTCACCGGAAATCTATAGTAGCCAAGCGCAAGATAAATTTGTCGCAGTCGTCAAGGAGCGAGATGACGAAGGAAAGGCATGTCTCCCAGCCTATTACCGTTCTCGCATTTACATCGACTTCAGTGATGCTGGTACCGCGGGCGAAAACTTTGAGAAGCTGATTCGCTGGGTGTATGAGCAACCGCTTTACAGAAAGCCTGGTCTCGGTCAAAAACCAGGTTTTCTCTCTGAGGAACAGCGACAGGTTTCATTAGGTACTTCGTCGCGTCAGAAGCGTGCACTTGACGCAATCAAAAACGGGCGTGGCAACTCCGACGCCGTAACGATCGAGTATCTGACAACGCTTGCGAACGAGTTAGAGAAATTCCGAACGACGCATCAATTGATCCGTTTGACGACGAGGTAA